The following proteins are co-located in the Palaemon carinicauda isolate YSFRI2023 chromosome 3, ASM3689809v2, whole genome shotgun sequence genome:
- the LOC137636646 gene encoding uncharacterized protein has translation MDEEIEDVLIAYSAYRTLYKRKKRRMWIHPLLAVKTRYFPNLFAELRNDENKFFNYFRMSKDSFDELLSHLQSSVEKEDTNMRQAIKPSERLGITLRYLGSGCSMADLHYSHKIGYSTVQSIIKEVCSQIWNVLLNECMPKPSQENWLRICTDFEKNAHFPNCLGAVDGKHIRIIKPSDSGSLYYNYKNFFSLVLLAVCDADYCFTYIDVGSYGKESDSNIFKNSDFYQLLESNNLNIPESATVEDQRGQIPYVFVADEAFSLSQQILRPYSGNQLTEIKKIFNYRLCRARRYIECTFGILANKWRIFHRPLNVFVELAEIITRACCILHNFVRKRDGHRYHDSANNPNDKTGLGNILSAENVQGGRNANKIRDSFASYFVTEEGALPWQYEKM, from the exons ATGGATGAGGAAATTGAGGATGTTTTGATTGCATATTCAGCATACAGAACACTCtacaagagaaagaagaggagaatgtggatacaCCCATTGCTAGCTGTTAAAACCAGATATTTCCCCAATTTATTTGCTGAACttagaaatgatgaaaataagtttttcaacTATTTCCGAATGTCCAAAGATTCGTTTGATGAACTGCTGAGTCACCTACAATCATCGGTGGAAAAAGAGGACACCAATATGAGACAAGCAATAAAACCTAGTGAAAGACTGGGAATAACTTTAAG gtaCCTTGGAAGTGGATGCTCGATGGCTGATCTACACTACTCGCATAAGATTGGGTACAGCACAGTACAGAGCATTATAAAAGAAGTATGCAGTCAGATTTGGAACGTTCTTTTGAATGAATGTATGCCTAAACCATCACAAGAAAATTGGCTTCGGATTTGCACCGATTTCGAAAAAAATGCTCATTTCCCCAATTGCCTAGGGGCGGTTGATGGAAAGCATATTAGAATTATAAAGCCATCAGATTCAGGAAGTCTATATTACAACTATAAAAATTTTTTCTCATTAGTTTTGCTTGCTGTATGTGATGCAGATTATTGTTTTACTTATATTGATGTAGGATCGTACGGTAAAGAAAGTGACTCTAACATTTTCAAAAATTCTGATTTCTATCAGTTACTTGAAAGCAATAATCTCAACATTCCTGAATCTGCAACAGTAGAAGATCAGCGGGGACAAATCCCTTATGTTTTCGTTGCAGACGAAGCGTTCTCGCTATCACAGCAAATACTGCGGCCCTATTCAGGAAATCAGCTAACTGAGATAAAGAAGATATTCAACTATCGCTTATGCAGGGCAAGACGTTACATTGAATGTACATTCGGCATATTAGCTAATAAATGGAGGATATTTCACAGACCTTTGAATGTATTTGTAGAATTAGCGGAAATTATAACCAGAGCTTGTTGCATACTGCATAATTTCGTACGAAAGCGTGACGGACACCGATATCATGACAGTGCAAACAATCCCAATGATAAAACAGGATTGGGGAATATACTATCAGCTGAAAATGTTCAGGGTGGGAGAAATGCCAATAAAATAAGGGACTCATTTGCTTCTTATTTTGTCACTGAAGAGGGTGCTCTCCCATGGCAAtatgagaaaatgtaa
- the LOC137638888 gene encoding serine/arginine-rich splicing factor 2-like produces the protein MEEGLDPWFPGVGRQTSFPTRLTEVPEEFLQPSTYGTQRVTKSPTVPAPSRRTVSAVSSGFSEEYYSSGEDARRKHRRRREWSRSRRSRSRSRSRYSRKRFRSPRRKYRRSRSPDGDWVFVPREAEVCCSPDRRSKEFSPRRPPSKHGFDPRRQVREKDSTGRHKTAKPPVHPAQRGEPRFLSGSLAEPA, from the coding sequence atggaagagggcctggatcccTGGTTTCCTGGCGTTGGGCGTCAAACCTCGTTCCCAACCCGGCTCACGGAAGTTCCCGAAGAATTCCTACAACCTTCTACCTATGGCACTCAACGAGTCACGAAGTCCCCCACGGTCCCCGCTCCCTCCCGCCGTACGGTAAGTGCAGTGTCGTCGGGCTTTTCAGAGGAGTATTACTCGTCGGGGGAAGACGCCAGGAGGAAACATCGCCGTCGGAGGGAgtggtccaggagcaggcgttcccgttcaAGATCGCGCTCCAGATACAGCAGGAAACGCTTCCGCTCTCCAAGACGAAAATACAGAAGGAGTAGGTCACCGGATGGcgattgggtcttcgtaccccgtgaAGCAGAGGTATgctgttccccggaccgccggtccaaggagttctcgccaaggagacctCCCTCCAAGCACGGTTTTGACCCTCGCAGGCAAGTTCGCGAGAAggactctacaggcaggcataagaccgcgaagcctccggttcaccctgcccagcggggggaaccgcgcttcctttcgggcagcctggccgaaccagcctag